From the Rhizomicrobium palustre genome, the window GAAATGGGTTTCATGCGCCGCGATCTGATAAACGGAGTCTGCGGAGGTGTAGCAAATCGGTTTGCCGGTACGGATATGCTCTTCGCCCAGCTCTTCGATGATCTCGGTACCCGAAGCGTGGCAGTCACCCAGAATGCCCGGCAGCTTGCCTTCGCGGATGACCGCTTCGGTCAGCTCGGCAGGGAAGGTCGGCACTGTGCGGGGGAAATAGCCCCAATCTTCTTCCACCGGCAGGCCCATCATTTCCCAATGCCCGCTCGGGGTGTCCTTGCCTTTGGAAAGCTCGCGCGCGGCGCCATAGAGACCGGTCGCCGGACCATTGGTCAGTTCGGCCACGCTTCCATCCGCCAGATGCGCCGCACGTCCGAGTCCCAGCGAAAGAAGGTTGGGGATTTGCAGCGGCCCGGCGGGCGAGGCGGCACGACCCTCCACGATCCGGCCATAGGTATTGGCGCCGGTGTCGCCGAAGCGGTCAGCGTCCGGCAAGGAACCAATTCCGAAAGAGTCGAGGACGGCAATAATCGCGCGCATGCGGCACCTGAGCTAGGCCTCCCCCCGAAGGCCGGATGAAACCTGTTCGTGCTATTGTCTCAAGAAAGCGCGCCCCTTGTCCATGCATGCGGCACGCTGCTAACAGCTAGCTTCCATGACCCAGCAACAAACCAGCCAGGCTAGCCAGATGAGCGATCTTCTCGCGCAGGGCGTGCGTGCCGTTTCGGAGCGCATTGCCGATTTCCCCGATACCGCCATCGTGCTCGGCAGCGGCCTTGGCCGTTTCGCCGCCGCGCTGGAAGAGGCGACTGTCATTCCCTATGGGGAGATCCCGGGCTTTTCGCGCTCCACCGTCGTGGGCCATTCGGGCAATCTGGTCGTCGGCACTCTGTCCGGCAAGCGCATCGCGGTGATGCAGGGGCGGATCCATGCCTATGAGGGCCATCCCGGCTCTGCTATTGCCGCGCCGATCCGCATTTTGCGCAAGCTCGGCGTCAAGCAGCTTATCCTCACCAATGCCTGTGGCGGCCTTAATAAAGAGATGTCGCCGGGCTCCCTGGTGATCCTTGAGGACCACATCAATTTCTCTCAGTTCAACCCGCTGATCGGCCCCAATGACGAGAGCATCGGGCCGCGCTTCCCGGAGATGAGCGAGCCTTATGATGCGGAGCTGCGCGCCAAGCTCGAGGAAGCCGCCGCCGAGGCCGGTGTCGAGGTCAAGAAGGGGGTTTATGTTTTCGTGCTCGGCCCCAATTTCGAGACCGCTGCCGAAATCCGCATGTACGCCAAGTTCGGTGCTGATGTGGTTGGCATGTCCACCGTGCCGGAATGCTTGGTCGCCCGACATTGCGGGATGAAGGTCGCCTGCGTTTCCATTGTCACCAATTACGGGACGGGCATCGCCTCCGAGCTTCTCACCCATACCGAGACCCTCGCGACCGCTGAAAAAGCGGGGATAAATCTCGAGGGAATGCTGCGACAATTCTTGCGCAAAATTTAGGCGCCTGTTGCACTGCAATAGAACTGTCATACTTTTTAATGCCCGAGGTTAGGACCTCGGGCAACAAAATGGCGCGTATTTACACGTATAGCGAAAATTGACGAAGCGCTTCAATTTCAGCGTCTTGCAAACCTCCAACCTAGGTTTGTTTTTTTAAGGTCAGTGTGCTTTTCGGGCGACTTCTTTGTCACAAAAGCAATGTGTTAAGTCCCGTAAAGGGAAGCTGCTGCCGTGGCAGTTTGCTGCAAATGCGAATTATCGTTCCGCGGGTTTTCGGGGCGGTAGGGGGAGTAGGGCGCGTTAAAACGTGAGTGTTTCGAAAGAAGCACGGCCACAACGCGCCAAGCCGCCCCCCCTGTTAAGCGGCGATGAGTACGCACCGCCAGATGCGGTGCCCACAAAATGGACCTTACGAGGGGAAGACTAGATGAAAGTTACGACGAAGCTGTTCGGGAGCGTGTGCCCGGTCGCCATTCTGGCGTTGCCGTTCGCGTTCTCGCTGACGCCGGCGTTCGCCCAGTCCACGGGTACGCAGGACGTTGAAACTGTGACCGTCACCGGCACCCGGATGAACCTCAACGGCTTGATGAATGCCGCTCCGGTCGCCAAGGAAAAGTCCGTCATCACCAGCGACTTTTTGAAGACCCAGACGGCTGGTCAGACGATCTTCCAGGCGTTGAACTTCATGCCCGGCGTGAACTTCACCAATAACGACCCCTATGGCACCTCCGGCGGCAGCATCCGCATGCACGGCCAGGACGGTAACCACATTTCGCTGACCCTCGATGGCATGCCGCTGAACGATACCGGCAATTACGCCATCTACACCAACCAGATGCTTGATTCCGAAGTCGTGGATCGCATCTCGGCCTTGCAGGGCGCGACCGACGTGGACAGCCCGACCGCGGCGGCCACGGGTGGCGTGATCGCGATCACTTCCGACAAGCCGCATGATGAGTTTGGCGGCGAAGCCGTCGTCTCCTTCGGTGAATTCAATTCGCAGCGCTATTTCGGCCGTATCGACACCGGCGCCTTCGGTCCCTTCGGCACCACTGCCTTCGGCAGCTTCTCCTATCAGAGCAACGATAAGTTCAAGGGCGCGGGCTATCTGAAGAAGATCCAGGGCAACCTGAAGATCTATCAGGATATGGGCGATCTCGGCTGGTTCAGCCTCGCTGGCCACTGGAACGTCAACCGGAACAACAACATCTACAGCCCCTATTATACTCCGGACACGACTGGCTTTGATCCCAAGGTCGCCTCGCAGATCGAAGTGATCAAGAACCCCAATGGCGGCGGCTATATCGCCAACCCGCTCTTCGCCAACTCCAGCTCTTCTTACAGCGCGGATGGTTGGGATCGCGATTACACCAACCAGTGCGTCTACAACCGCGTTCAGACTCCGGCTCAGATTGCTAACAAGAACGCCCCTGCCGACAACACCAGCCCGGCTGCGGCTCCCAAGGCGGGCGTTGCCGATTACACGATGACGACTTGCGGCAACTATTATAAGACCCGCATCAATCCGTCCGACACCGGCAATATCCGCTTCTCCTCGCTGTGGCGCCTCCTGCCGGGCTTGACCGCCACTCTTGACGCCAACTTCCAGTACACTCTGGCGACCGGCGGCACGACTACCAACAACCTGTCGGAAACGGATTCTAAGCTGATCGGTACCACCGTGAAGGCCGCGACTCCTGCGACCACCACGACGCCGTTTGGCTGCATCGCGGGCGTTGGCTGCGACCTCAATGGCGACGGCGATGTGAAGGACACGGTCGAAGTTCAGTCCCCGAGCGTCACCAACACCCGTCGCTACGGCCTGTCGTCCTCGCTGATCTATCGTTTGACGGATACCCAGACCTTCCAGGTCGCCTACACCCTGGACTGGGGTCTGCATCGCCAAACCGGCCGCAATGGCTTGATCAACGGCCTGAACGGCTTCTACAATCCCTTCGGTCCGGTGGCCAATGATGGCGCCCAGGCTGTGATCTCTGCTGACGGCACGCCGGTTCGCTATCGCGATCGCAAGTCCTATGCGGTGATGAACCAGATCGGCTTTGACTGGGAAGGTGATTGGCTGGACGGCATGGTTCAGACCACCGTCGGCTTCCGTAATCCGTGGTTCGAACGCCGCCTGAATCAGTACTGCTATGAGCAGGCCGGTTCGTCGACTGCCTTCTGCACCACGCAGACCATGGGCTATTACAACGCCGCGCTGAATTACTACACGGTGTCGGCCACTCCGGGCGCCAAGGACACCAAATATGTCGGTCCGTCCGATGGCAGCGGCAAGACCAACAGTAACTTCAACCTGCAGTCCACGCTGCGCTACAGCAAGTTCCTGCCGCATCTCGGCTTGACCTTCGCGCCGCTGGGCAAGGAACATCAGTTCTTCACGACCTATACCCAGGAACTGGCTGCTCCGCGTACGGATAACCTCTACACGGCGACGAACTCGGTCACGACCGATGCGACCACGCCATTCCGCTTCACCGCGGGCACCAAGCCGGAAACCTCCACGACCTATCAGATCGGCTATCGCTACCTTGGCGAAGACCTGCAGGCCGCGTTGATCCTGTGGAACTCGCAGGTGCATAACCGCATCGTCTCGAGCTATGAAATCTCGACCAACACCTACTTCGATCACAACGTGAAGGGCGTGAACTTCTCGGGCTTTGACTTTGAATCCAACTACAAGGCCACGGAAGATCTGACCCTTTATGCGAACGTCGGCTATGTCCGCGCCCGCATCACCGAGAACATCGCTGTCGGCGGCGGCTTCGCCAACACGCTGAACAAGCAGCTCTCGGAAACGCCGAAGTGGTCGATGTCCGGCCGCGCCAGCTATGACATCACCAAGTGGTGGAACATCGGTGTCGGTGCGAAGTATGTCGGCCGCCGTAATCAGACCGAAGACAACAACGCCTTCGTGCCTGACTATTACACGGTCAACCTCGACTCCAAGTTCGACCTCGACGATGTCGGCCTGACCAACTCGGATCTGCGCTTCAACGTCGACAACCTGTTCAACAAGCACTACTTCGGCAGCATGTCGAACTACACCTGCTGGACGCCGGGCACGACGCCGACCTCGGGCTGCACCAGCATCCCGTACGCCAACATCGGCAACCCGCGTACCTTCTCGACCGCTCTTACGCTGCGCTACTAAGCCTAGGCGTACTTCGGATAACAGACCGGCCGGGAGAAATCCCGGCCGGTTTTGTTTTGAATGCCTTGCCGGAAGATGGCGGCAAGATGAACCATCCACAGCTTTTATGGGAGCTCTAGAGAGGCTAAGCCCTCCGTATACGCGGCAAGTCTCACTCGCATCTGATGCTGCACCGCAGTTCACGCGACTGTGGTGCGCTGACCGCTTTCGGTCGCCCGGACAAGCTGCCATAACGCCTGCGCTTCAAGCCAAAAGGGTAGGTCATGCGTTCTGTCCTCGTCTGCGCCGTCGCTGGTGTAGTTTTGTCGTCCAGCGCTTTCGGTTGGGGCGCTGATGGGCATCGCATCGTGGCCTCTGCTGGCCTGCAGGCCCTCCCAGCGGAAGTCCCGGCCTTTCTGCGCGCGCCTGAAGCGGTGGCCGCCATGACCTATCTTGCTCCGGAGGCCGACCGCGAAAAGGGTGCCTCGAAGTCCTTCGACGACGAACACAGCGCGGCGCATTTCGTCGATGTGGACGACGCGATGAGGGTCAATGGCGGTCCCGATCTGAAGGCGCTGCCCGACACCCGCAAGAAATATGACGATGCGCTGCGAGCTGCGGGGTCCGATCAGTATGGGGCGGGCTATCTGCCTTATGCGATAGAGCAGGGCTTCGATCTTCTGGCCAAGGAATTCGCCATGTGGCGGCTTGATGTTTATGGCGAGAAGAACGGCAAGACCGCTGAGGATCGCACGCGCTTTGCCAAAGAGCGGGTCTGGCGCGAAGCGATCATCCTGCACGATCTCGGCTACTGGACGCATTTTGTCGGCGATGGCTCGCAGCCTTTGCATGCCACCGTGCATTTCAATGGCTGGGGCAAATATCCGAACCCCGAAGGCTTCACCGAGGCGAAGATTCATTCGCCTTTCGAATCGAAATACGTCCGTGACAACATCCACGAGAAAGACGTGATTGCAGCAATGCCCGCCTATAGGGACTGCGCCTGCACCATTTCGGTACGCACCGCCGAATATCTTTCCGCAGATGCCGCAGAGGTGGTTCCGCTCTATCGCTTGGAAAAGCAGGTCGGTATTTCCAAAAAATCCCCGGAAATGGACGCCTTCATCACCAAGCGCCTCGCAGCCGGGGCGGCCGAGCTGCGCGATCTGATCGTTGATGCCTGGCATCATTCATCGGATCTCGGCGTCGGCTATCCGCCTAAGAAGATCAGCGACATCGAATCAGGCAAGGTCGAACTTTCCAACCTTGGCGAGTGAACATCTCAAGTTTGTGCCGCGTTGACTTCTTCTGTCGCCTGCGCGGTACTTATCTATGTCCCGCAGGAATCCGAATCGCGATTGTCCGCCGGTGAGTCGTGACTTCGGCTCGCCCAGGCGGAATTCGCGCGCGCGTGCCGGTTTCGAGGCGGCATTCTGGGCGCTGCTTTCCTTGGCAGTGGTGATTGGTGCGCCTAGCGCCGTATACGGACTACCTGTGCTCGCCGATCTCGTCACGCCCGCAGCCGTATTCGAGGCCCAAGCCAGCGTCGCGCCCCGGATTCCCGCGCCCGCCTTGCGTGGTTCCTTTGCGGCAGTTTCCACTGCGCCAATTCTGCGGCCGCTATCGGATGAGAACGAGCTTTCGTCCGTACCCGATGCGGAGTTGCGCGCATCGCAGGAGGATGCCGAGGCGGTTGCACCTGTTCTTACGGTGCCGGAAGCCCCACGCCAGCCGGTGATCGCGCTGGTGATCGATGATCTTGGTAATGACGTGGCTGAGACCCGCCGTGCCATCGCGCTGCCGAAGGGCGTATCGCTCTCCTTCTTGCCATACCCATCCGAAACTCCGCGTCTGGTGCGCGAGGCGCGTGATGTCGGCCATCAAATCCTGGTGCATGTGCCCATGGAAGCGGTGCAGGATCGCGACGGCTCTTTGAAGAGTGGACTCTGGCGCGGACTGCCGGTGCAGGAGAACTTACGCCGTCTCGCCTGGGCGTTGTCGCGGGTGGAAGGTTATGCCGGGATCAACAATCACGAAGGCAGCGTCTTCACCGCTGACCGTGCTGCGCTGGTGCCGGTGGCCGAGGCGCTTTACGGCCAAGGCATCTTCTTCCTAGATTCACGCACCTCGCCGTCGAGCCAGGTGGTGCCGGTGGCGCGCGGCTTTGGCGTGCCGAGCGCGGATCGCGATGTCTTCCTCGATGATGACCAAGACAGCCATGCGGTAGCGCAGCAATTGCGCGAGCTGGAACGGATCGCGCGGGTGGAAGGCGTAGCCATCGGCATCGGCCATCCCCACAAAGCCACGCTCGATCTCGTCACCCGTTGGTGCGCTGGGCTGAAGGGCATTCAGCTCATTCCCGCCTCAGAGGCGATCCGGCTGAAGACGGAACTCGATATGGGGGTGAAGAAAGGGCGAATAGCGAGTAGCCAATAGGGATGTTGACCAACGGCTGGGCCTGCCCACTTTCGCTACTCGCTTTTTTTATTGCCCCCGCTTGCCAGCGCTCGCAAATCGCACAGCTTCATCGGCGGCGCTCATCAGGGCTTTGGCTTTGTTGACCGTCTCCTGATACTCCGCCTCCGGCACGCTATCGGCGACAATGCCGCCGCCCGCCTGCACATACATGGTGCCGTCTTTCACCAGCGCGGTACGCAGCATGATGCAGGTATCCATCGAGCCATCCGCCGCGAAATAGCCGACCGCGCCCGCATAGGCGGCGCCGCGCTTTTCCTTCTCGAACTCGTCGATGATTTCCATGGCCCGGATTTTCGGCGCGCCTGTCAGCGTGCCTGCGGGAAGTCCTGCCGCCAGCGCATCCACCGCATCGAGATCGTCGCGGATTTCGCCTTCGACGTTCGAGACCAGATGCATCACATGGCTATAGCGCTCAATGAAGAAGCTATCCGTCACCGTGACCTTGCCGGTCTTGGCGATGCGGCCAACATCATTGCGCCCCAGATCGATCAGCATCAGATGCTCAGCGCGCTCTTTGGGGTCCGCCTGAAGCTCTTCGGCCAGCGCCTTGTCTTCTTCCGGAGTCTTGCCGCGCCAGCGCGTGCCGGCGATCGGCCGGATCGTCACTTTGCCATCGCGCAAGCGCACCAGCACTTCCGGGCTTGATCCGACCACGGAGAAACCGGGGAAGGCGAGGTGATAGAGATAAGGTGAAGGGTTCAGCCGCCGCAGCGCGCGATAAAGCGAGAAGGAGGGCAGGTTGAAGGGCCGGCGGAAACGCTGGCTGGGGACGACCTGAAAAATATCGCCTGCCAGGATGTACTCTTTGGCCTTGGCGACCATGGCGAGATAGTCGTCATGGGCCATATTGGATTGCACGGGGCCGCCTTCCAGCGCGCCTTCGGGCAGCGCGGGGCTCACCGGCAGCGGGCGTTCCAGATCGGCGATAGTGTCGTTGATGCGCTCGGCGGTGCGGGCATATGCGGCGCGGGCATCGACACCTGCCTGCGGCCACACCGGCGACACCAGCACGATTTCATCGCGCACGGAATCGAAGATCGCCACAATGGAGGGCCGCATCAATATCGCATCGGGCAAGCCCAGCGTATCAGGCGGCACATTGGGCAGCTTCTCGATCAGCCGCACCATGTCATAGCCAAGATAGCCGTAAAGCCCCACCGCCATCGGCGGCAGGCCCGCGGGCAAGGTCATACGCGTCTCTTTCAGAAGACCGCGCAGCGAGGTGAGTGGATTGGTCTCCGCGTCCGGCTCGAAGGCGTCGGCATCGGCGCGGGCATTGCGATTGATCTCGGCCTTGCCGTTTTTGAAACGCCAGATGAGGTCCGGCTTCAACCCGACAATCGAATAGCGCCCGCGGGTTTCCCCGCCTTGCACGCTCTCCAGAAGAAAGGCGTTCTGACGGCCCTCCGCCAGCTTCAGATAGGCTGAAACCGGCGTCTCCAGATCGGCGATCAGCCGCGTGTAAAGGACTTGCGGCTGGCCATTTTCATAGCCCGCCGCAAAGGCCGTAAAATCGGGTTCAATCGCCATATTACTGCGCCTCGGCGCCGCCACCGGCCGCGCTGTCGAGATTCTTGCGGTTATAGGTGACCTTCTGCACCGCCTTCTGTTCGGCGACATAGGATTCGGTGACCGTCGAGCCGACCTGACCCGACAGACCCTGCACCAGCGCCAGCAGGCCGGGGCCTTTGTCGGGCACCTGCGGATGGGCAATGCCGGTCACGCGCGCCACGATGTAATCGCCGCTCTTGCCTTTGGGGCCTTGCACGGTTTCACCGGGCTTGGCGGCAAAGAGCGAGGCCACCAGCGCATCCGAGAAGGTGTCGTCATTGGTCTGGCGCGTCAGGCGCGGGCTCTTCTGCACGCTGGCACCAATCGATTTGGCGGCATTGTCGAGGCTCTTCTCGCGATTGGCTTCGGCAGCCAGATCCTGCGCCTTCTTCTTCAAGAGACGCGCGCGTTCCACCTCG encodes:
- a CDS encoding divergent polysaccharide deacetylase family protein, with amino-acid sequence MSRDFGSPRRNSRARAGFEAAFWALLSLAVVIGAPSAVYGLPVLADLVTPAAVFEAQASVAPRIPAPALRGSFAAVSTAPILRPLSDENELSSVPDAELRASQEDAEAVAPVLTVPEAPRQPVIALVIDDLGNDVAETRRAIALPKGVSLSFLPYPSETPRLVREARDVGHQILVHVPMEAVQDRDGSLKSGLWRGLPVQENLRRLAWALSRVEGYAGINNHEGSVFTADRAALVPVAEALYGQGIFFLDSRTSPSSQVVPVARGFGVPSADRDVFLDDDQDSHAVAQQLRELERIARVEGVAIGIGHPHKATLDLVTRWCAGLKGIQLIPASEAIRLKTELDMGVKKGRIASSQ
- a CDS encoding S1/P1 Nuclease, whose amino-acid sequence is MRSVLVCAVAGVVLSSSAFGWGADGHRIVASAGLQALPAEVPAFLRAPEAVAAMTYLAPEADREKGASKSFDDEHSAAHFVDVDDAMRVNGGPDLKALPDTRKKYDDALRAAGSDQYGAGYLPYAIEQGFDLLAKEFAMWRLDVYGEKNGKTAEDRTRFAKERVWREAIILHDLGYWTHFVGDGSQPLHATVHFNGWGKYPNPEGFTEAKIHSPFESKYVRDNIHEKDVIAAMPAYRDCACTISVRTAEYLSADAAEVVPLYRLEKQVGISKKSPEMDAFITKRLAAGAAELRDLIVDAWHHSSDLGVGYPPKKISDIESGKVELSNLGE
- the trpE gene encoding anthranilate synthase component I, with the protein product MAIEPDFTAFAAGYENGQPQVLYTRLIADLETPVSAYLKLAEGRQNAFLLESVQGGETRGRYSIVGLKPDLIWRFKNGKAEINRNARADADAFEPDAETNPLTSLRGLLKETRMTLPAGLPPMAVGLYGYLGYDMVRLIEKLPNVPPDTLGLPDAILMRPSIVAIFDSVRDEIVLVSPVWPQAGVDARAAYARTAERINDTIADLERPLPVSPALPEGALEGGPVQSNMAHDDYLAMVAKAKEYILAGDIFQVVPSQRFRRPFNLPSFSLYRALRRLNPSPYLYHLAFPGFSVVGSSPEVLVRLRDGKVTIRPIAGTRWRGKTPEEDKALAEELQADPKERAEHLMLIDLGRNDVGRIAKTGKVTVTDSFFIERYSHVMHLVSNVEGEIRDDLDAVDALAAGLPAGTLTGAPKIRAMEIIDEFEKEKRGAAYAGAVGYFAADGSMDTCIMLRTALVKDGTMYVQAGGGIVADSVPEAEYQETVNKAKALMSAADEAVRFASAGKRGQ
- a CDS encoding TonB-dependent receptor produces the protein MKVTTKLFGSVCPVAILALPFAFSLTPAFAQSTGTQDVETVTVTGTRMNLNGLMNAAPVAKEKSVITSDFLKTQTAGQTIFQALNFMPGVNFTNNDPYGTSGGSIRMHGQDGNHISLTLDGMPLNDTGNYAIYTNQMLDSEVVDRISALQGATDVDSPTAAATGGVIAITSDKPHDEFGGEAVVSFGEFNSQRYFGRIDTGAFGPFGTTAFGSFSYQSNDKFKGAGYLKKIQGNLKIYQDMGDLGWFSLAGHWNVNRNNNIYSPYYTPDTTGFDPKVASQIEVIKNPNGGGYIANPLFANSSSSYSADGWDRDYTNQCVYNRVQTPAQIANKNAPADNTSPAAAPKAGVADYTMTTCGNYYKTRINPSDTGNIRFSSLWRLLPGLTATLDANFQYTLATGGTTTNNLSETDSKLIGTTVKAATPATTTTPFGCIAGVGCDLNGDGDVKDTVEVQSPSVTNTRRYGLSSSLIYRLTDTQTFQVAYTLDWGLHRQTGRNGLINGLNGFYNPFGPVANDGAQAVISADGTPVRYRDRKSYAVMNQIGFDWEGDWLDGMVQTTVGFRNPWFERRLNQYCYEQAGSSTAFCTTQTMGYYNAALNYYTVSATPGAKDTKYVGPSDGSGKTNSNFNLQSTLRYSKFLPHLGLTFAPLGKEHQFFTTYTQELAAPRTDNLYTATNSVTTDATTPFRFTAGTKPETSTTYQIGYRYLGEDLQAALILWNSQVHNRIVSSYEISTNTYFDHNVKGVNFSGFDFESNYKATEDLTLYANVGYVRARITENIAVGGGFANTLNKQLSETPKWSMSGRASYDITKWWNIGVGAKYVGRRNQTEDNNAFVPDYYTVNLDSKFDLDDVGLTNSDLRFNVDNLFNKHYFGSMSNYTCWTPGTTPTSGCTSIPYANIGNPRTFSTALTLRY
- a CDS encoding purine-nucleoside phosphorylase; its protein translation is MTQQQTSQASQMSDLLAQGVRAVSERIADFPDTAIVLGSGLGRFAAALEEATVIPYGEIPGFSRSTVVGHSGNLVVGTLSGKRIAVMQGRIHAYEGHPGSAIAAPIRILRKLGVKQLILTNACGGLNKEMSPGSLVILEDHINFSQFNPLIGPNDESIGPRFPEMSEPYDAELRAKLEEAAAEAGVEVKKGVYVFVLGPNFETAAEIRMYAKFGADVVGMSTVPECLVARHCGMKVACVSIVTNYGTGIASELLTHTETLATAEKAGINLEGMLRQFLRKI